One genomic segment of Thermoplasmata archaeon includes these proteins:
- a CDS encoding ATP-binding protein, with protein MKFWEAWKLMPKYSFLEFLKIYAAMDGIPYYIVQTDENKGAEENIKDVILRKDRVLYEEAEILLRMEFREFQRYFSILHAISNGKRRFSEIASTTNMDSGTLSKYLSALKECNLVKEEKPLFGKKKMRHYKLADNYFTFWFRFVYPNKNMLELGKVDTVWNQIKNDFYTYLGRVYEEIILALYSSLYPEMRVGQWWNREEDEIDILAVDEKKKLAIFGEVKLGTINHRDLENLKKRTSKVQELGDFEKRYLLVGKDVNIKECENVEIWTLQDVEKKILDIYERVG; from the coding sequence ATGAAGTTTTGGGAGGCATGGAAGCTCATGCCAAAATACAGTTTTTTAGAATTTCTGAAAATTTATGCTGCAATGGATGGCATTCCTTACTATATAGTCCAGACGGACGAAAATAAGGGTGCTGAAGAAAACATAAAGGATGTGATACTGAGAAAAGATAGGGTGCTATACGAGGAAGCCGAAATTCTTCTGCGGATGGAATTCAGGGAATTTCAGAGATACTTTTCAATTCTCCATGCAATAAGTAATGGCAAAAGGCGCTTCTCTGAAATTGCTTCTACCACCAACATGGACAGTGGCACGCTCTCAAAGTATCTCAGCGCGCTTAAGGAATGCAATTTAGTGAAGGAAGAAAAACCTCTATTTGGTAAGAAGAAGATGCGTCACTACAAGCTTGCAGACAACTACTTCACCTTCTGGTTCAGATTCGTGTATCCGAACAAAAACATGCTAGAACTCGGAAAAGTGGATACTGTGTGGAACCAGATAAAGAACGATTTTTATACTTATCTTGGGCGTGTGTATGAAGAGATTATTTTAGCTTTGTATTCATCACTTTATCCAGAGATGCGAGTTGGACAGTGGTGGAATAGAGAAGAAGATGAGATAGACATTCTGGCAGTTGATGAAAAAAAGAAGCTAGCGATTTTCGGGGAAGTAAAGTTGGGAACAATAAACCATCGTGATTTAGAAAACCTAAAAAAGAGAACATCCAAAGTGCAGGAACTTGGAGATTTTGAAAAGAGATACCTGCTGGTGGGGAAGGATGTGAATATAAAAGAGTGTGAAAATGTGGAGATATGGACACTGCAAGATGTTGAGAAAAAGATTTTAGACATTTACGAGAGAGTTGGATAG